The Anabaena sp. WA102 genome contains a region encoding:
- a CDS encoding AAA family ATPase has translation MLIEFTLANFKSYSTGHLPLGSLTVLIGANAAGKSNALEGLRFLSWLAQGQKLSSIQYAVNSAEAVVRGRVNDLCYHGQSSFTIGCRLDLPEWNELNITLNVRDGELHISSERITDSINTVSLYELDQPSQGINTDVSVAYNNFTRGQNKPRITCSDQMAIFVQLDSPARFDIKYEKSQKIIPEIAREYQRVLNNILFLDPVPARMREYSFKSDKRLYEDGKNLSSVLYRLWENQPENEQIILNFIQSLPEQAIDGLNFLTGPRDEVMVRLRETFGDQPRYCDAALLSDGTLRVLAIAAIMLSATEGSLVVNKERIYREFLGIEPPKDFEEGGLK, from the coding sequence ATGCTAATCGAATTTACCCTCGCTAATTTTAAAAGTTACAGCACAGGCCACTTACCTTTGGGGTCTTTGACTGTTTTAATAGGTGCAAACGCCGCAGGTAAAAGTAACGCTTTGGAAGGTTTGCGATTTTTGTCATGGCTTGCACAAGGGCAAAAACTTTCTAGTATTCAATATGCTGTGAATAGTGCCGAGGCAGTGGTGCGTGGTAGAGTAAATGATTTATGCTATCATGGGCAGTCAAGTTTTACCATCGGTTGCCGATTAGATTTACCTGAATGGAATGAATTAAATATAACTCTGAACGTGCGTGATGGGGAACTACACATCAGTAGTGAACGAATTACTGACTCAATCAATACAGTTTCCTTGTATGAATTAGATCAACCTTCTCAGGGAATAAATACTGATGTTAGTGTGGCCTATAACAACTTTACAAGGGGTCAAAACAAGCCAAGAATAACTTGTAGTGATCAAATGGCTATATTCGTGCAATTAGATAGCCCTGCGCGTTTTGATATCAAATATGAAAAGTCCCAAAAGATAATTCCTGAGATTGCCCGCGAATATCAACGAGTTTTAAATAATATCTTATTTTTAGATCCTGTTCCTGCCAGGATGCGTGAATATAGCTTTAAGTCTGATAAAAGATTATATGAAGATGGTAAAAATCTTTCTAGCGTTTTATATCGTTTATGGGAAAACCAGCCTGAAAATGAACAGATAATTCTCAATTTCATCCAGAGTTTACCAGAACAGGCTATAGATGGACTAAATTTCCTGACTGGTCCCAGGGATGAAGTTATGGTGCGACTAAGAGAAACTTTTGGTGATCAACCTCGCTATTGTGACGCTGCATTATTATCAGATGGTACATTACGAGTGTTAGCGATCGCAGCAATTATGCTATCGGCTACCGAAGGAAGTTTAGTAGTCAACAAAGAAAGAATCTATCGAGAATTTTTAGGAATTGAACCTCCTAAAGATTTTGAAGAAGGGGGTTTAAAATAA
- the dcm gene encoding DNA (cytosine-5-)-methyltransferase — translation MQNIRFTFVDLFAGIGGFKMALSKNGGHCLGFSEINQDAINTYCENFQIEPSCNLGDITKIKELPPHDLLTAGVPCQSWSIAGKNLGFDDDRGQLWNDTIYLLQQSKPKAFIFENVKGLVDPRNKKALSYILERIEQAGYHAKYFVINSFDYGLPQNRIRIYIIGFQEKDYFQKFNLPKPTDKKLKLGNILGIIPPQPIDNLIIQRDIFGNIIESKSMSLSNTNGFNDYFLFNDLRNGHTTIHSWDIIETTQRQKDICLLLLKNRRKSNYGALDGNPLSLEHFQNLDSSITQAEIDELVQLEIFKSEEYRFILKQDNIQDLTKDEEILLSFTNNTEIIIDSLKSQKVFKLEKMSIKKIIESLKQKDIIECTEIRYDFKNTKISTGLFGVSRIFLPSSDIFPTLVASDTNDFITLKTIEALNHHDFKNKFIKGVYESREFRKITKREACLIQGFPEDFKLPGSRPRWMKLIGNSVSVPVIDKLCKAIVETGVFEN, via the coding sequence ATGCAGAATATACGATTTACTTTTGTTGACCTTTTTGCTGGAATTGGTGGATTTAAAATGGCATTAAGCAAGAATGGTGGTCATTGTCTAGGTTTTAGTGAAATAAATCAAGATGCAATCAATACGTATTGTGAAAACTTTCAAATTGAACCTAGTTGTAACTTAGGAGATATTACCAAAATTAAAGAATTACCACCTCACGATTTATTAACTGCTGGAGTTCCTTGTCAAAGCTGGTCAATTGCAGGTAAAAATCTAGGTTTTGATGATGATAGAGGTCAGTTATGGAACGATACAATTTATTTACTTCAACAATCCAAACCAAAAGCATTTATTTTTGAAAATGTCAAAGGATTAGTTGATCCTCGTAATAAAAAGGCTTTATCTTATATTTTAGAGAGAATTGAACAAGCCGGATATCATGCCAAATATTTTGTTATTAACTCCTTTGATTATGGTTTGCCACAAAATAGGATTCGCATATATATAATTGGATTTCAGGAAAAAGACTATTTCCAAAAATTCAACTTACCAAAACCAACAGATAAAAAACTAAAACTTGGTAATATATTAGGTATTATACCACCACAACCAATAGATAATCTGATTATTCAGAGAGACATATTTGGTAATATTATTGAATCTAAAAGTATGAGTCTTTCCAATACCAACGGATTCAATGATTACTTTTTATTTAATGACTTGAGAAATGGTCATACAACAATACATTCCTGGGACATTATTGAAACCACTCAACGACAGAAAGATATTTGTTTATTATTACTTAAAAACAGACGCAAAAGTAATTATGGTGCATTAGACGGAAACCCTTTATCATTAGAACATTTTCAAAACCTAGATTCATCAATTACACAAGCAGAAATTGATGAACTGGTACAATTGGAAATTTTCAAATCAGAAGAATATCGTTTTATTCTTAAACAGGATAATATTCAAGACTTGACAAAGGATGAAGAGATTCTACTTTCATTTACCAATAATACAGAAATAATAATTGACAGCTTAAAAAGTCAGAAAGTGTTTAAATTAGAAAAGATGTCAATTAAAAAAATAATAGAGTCTCTCAAACAAAAAGATATTATTGAGTGTACCGAAATTCGCTATGATTTTAAAAACACGAAAATAAGCACAGGATTATTTGGTGTAAGTCGGATCTTTTTACCAAGTTCTGACATTTTCCCAACTCTAGTTGCCAGCGACACAAATGATTTTATCACTTTAAAGACAATTGAAGCACTAAATCATCATGATTTCAAAAACAAATTCATAAAAGGAGTTTATGAATCAAGAGAGTTTAGAAAAATTACTAAACGCGAGGCTTGTTTAATACAGGGATTTCCTGAAGATTTTAAATTACCAGGGTCAAGACCAAGATGGATGAAACTAATTGGAAATAGTGTTTCAGTTCCCGTAATTGATAAATTGTGCAAAGCTATTGTTGAAACTGGTGTCTTTGAAAATTAA
- a CDS encoding glycine-rich domain-containing protein — protein sequence MNLQQAELYQRLQEFSLDEENVAFSFSQRLARENNWTFEYTQRVIDEYKKFAVIAVFAGHPVTPSDQVDQVWHLHLTYTQSYWDDFCEILGKPLDHGPTRGGNKEYHKFNHWYVNTVDTYKIFFGENPPVDIWPAPHIRFDLDANFQRVDTHKNWILPKPILKFPEIDISRFIPQRVYLAFLFTLTLIFTNSQVLLASNNTNSQSSQSSENSLGFWFFLIVAGSVIFVIFTSGSSGGGGSSGGGDGGCGGGGCGGGCGDGGCGGG from the coding sequence ATGAATCTTCAACAAGCAGAATTATATCAACGTCTTCAAGAGTTTTCTTTAGATGAAGAAAATGTTGCTTTCTCTTTTAGTCAAAGATTAGCAAGGGAAAATAACTGGACATTTGAATATACTCAGCGGGTAATTGATGAATATAAAAAATTTGCTGTTATTGCTGTTTTTGCAGGTCATCCAGTTACACCTTCTGATCAAGTAGATCAAGTTTGGCATTTACATTTAACATATACTCAATCTTATTGGGATGATTTTTGTGAAATATTAGGTAAACCATTAGATCATGGTCCGACTCGCGGTGGTAATAAGGAATATCATAAATTTAATCATTGGTATGTGAATACTGTAGATACTTACAAAATCTTTTTTGGAGAAAATCCACCTGTAGATATTTGGCCAGCCCCTCATATTCGTTTTGATTTGGATGCTAATTTTCAGCGTGTAGATACTCATAAAAATTGGATTTTACCAAAACCAATCTTAAAGTTTCCTGAGATAGATATTTCTCGTTTTATTCCTCAGAGAGTTTATCTAGCATTTTTGTTTACTTTGACATTAATTTTCACCAATTCTCAGGTTTTATTAGCCTCGAATAATACTAATTCCCAAAGTTCTCAAAGTTCTGAAAATTCTCTAGGATTTTGGTTTTTTTTGATAGTAGCTGGTTCTGTAATCTTCGTGATCTTCACATCTGGTAGTAGCGGTGGTGGTGGAAGTAGTGGCGGCGGTGATGGAGGTTGTGGTGGTGGAGGTTGCGGAGGTGGTTGCGGTGACGGTGGTTGTGGTGGCGGTTAA
- a CDS encoding thioesterase II family protein: protein MFTETTFTNWITCPQPNPHAKVRLFCFAYAGGSATIFRTWADDLPATIELCPIEIPGRGKQIKSPPYTKIQPLVPAIATNIIPYLDKPYAFIGYSMGALISFELIRLLRSEYNFHPLHLFVAAHQAPQLSAEKPPISQLPDTDFLAKISQLNGTPQEVLNNADLMQIFLPIIRADFTVLESYIYTPQPPLDCPITAFGGLQDPRVSYTAIAAWEKQTVAPFLLQMIDGDHFFINTAKTTLLNHLIQSLQSYF from the coding sequence ATGTTCACTGAAACTACCTTCACAAATTGGATAACTTGCCCTCAACCCAATCCCCATGCCAAAGTACGCCTATTTTGCTTTGCTTATGCCGGTGGTAGTGCTACGATTTTTCGGACATGGGCTGATGATTTACCAGCAACTATTGAATTATGCCCCATAGAAATCCCCGGAAGAGGCAAACAAATCAAATCACCTCCATACACAAAAATTCAACCTCTAGTTCCAGCAATAGCTACCAATATCATCCCCTATCTAGATAAACCCTATGCTTTCATCGGTTACAGTATGGGTGCATTAATTAGTTTTGAGTTAATTAGGCTACTGCGCTCTGAATATAATTTTCACCCTTTACATCTTTTTGTTGCTGCTCATCAAGCCCCACAATTATCTGCTGAAAAACCGCCAATTTCTCAATTACCAGATACCGATTTTTTAGCCAAAATATCCCAATTGAATGGAACTCCCCAAGAAGTGCTAAACAATGCCGACTTGATGCAGATATTTTTACCGATTATCCGCGCTGATTTTACAGTTTTGGAATCCTATATTTATACTCCCCAACCTCCTTTAGATTGTCCTATTACTGCTTTCGGTGGTTTACAAGACCCAAGAGTTAGTTATACTGCCATTGCTGCATGGGAAAAACAAACTGTCGCCCCTTTTTTATTACAAATGATAGATGGTGATCATTTTTTTATCAACACTGCTAAGACTACTTTACTTAACCATCTAATTCAATCCCTCCAATCCTATTTCTAA
- a CDS encoding carotenoid oxygenase family protein: MQQIDQKSTKKAWSRAISQPATEFSATQLPILAGTIPDGLRGTLYRNGPARLERNGMPVGHWFDGDGAILAVNFTNAETFAVYRYVQTTGYQEETAAGKLLYGNYGMTAPGIIWNQWIKPVKNAANTSVLALPNKLLALWEGGKPYALDLQTLETCGEDDLGSLTKGLSYSAHYKRDANTGEIFNFGVTPGLNATLNVYKSDSTGKIIRTETYQLEGVPLIHDFVLAGQYLIFFISPVKLNLWPVLLGIRSYSDSLEWHPELGTQIIVIDRESLSLVSRGETESWFQWHFANGYVDASGAVIVDIARYEDFQTNEYLREVATGETHTIAKSTFSQVQLNPLTGKVIKIETLSNQHCEFPSVPPQNVGQFSRYTYMSGFQPGTDVGKEILNSIARFDHKTGTLTQANIGENRYPSEPIYVQNPQNSEQGWVLTVVYDGNTHSSEVWVFASDRLNAEPVCKLGLPSVIPHSFHGTWKPA, encoded by the coding sequence ATGCAACAAATTGATCAAAAGTCAACTAAAAAAGCATGGTCTAGAGCAATATCTCAACCAGCAACAGAATTTTCTGCCACTCAATTACCTATTCTCGCAGGTACAATCCCCGATGGTTTACGGGGTACACTGTACCGGAATGGACCAGCACGACTAGAACGAAATGGTATGCCAGTGGGACATTGGTTTGATGGAGATGGAGCAATTCTGGCTGTTAATTTTACCAATGCAGAAACATTTGCAGTTTATCGCTATGTGCAAACTACAGGTTATCAAGAAGAAACTGCTGCGGGTAAATTGCTTTATGGTAATTATGGCATGACTGCACCAGGAATTATCTGGAATCAATGGATAAAACCTGTGAAAAATGCGGCGAATACTTCAGTTTTGGCATTACCTAATAAACTTTTGGCATTGTGGGAAGGTGGTAAACCTTATGCTTTAGATTTGCAAACTTTAGAAACTTGTGGTGAAGATGATTTAGGCAGTTTAACTAAGGGATTAAGTTATTCTGCCCATTATAAGCGGGATGCAAATACAGGGGAAATTTTTAATTTTGGTGTAACTCCTGGATTAAATGCCACACTTAATGTTTATAAAAGTGACTCTACGGGCAAAATTATCCGCACAGAAACATATCAATTAGAAGGTGTACCACTCATACATGATTTTGTTTTAGCAGGACAGTATCTAATCTTTTTTATTTCGCCAGTGAAGTTAAATCTTTGGCCTGTTTTGTTAGGGATAAGGAGTTATAGTGATTCCCTAGAATGGCATCCTGAATTAGGAACTCAGATTATAGTGATTGATAGAGAAAGTTTATCTTTAGTCAGTCGAGGAGAAACTGAATCTTGGTTTCAGTGGCATTTTGCTAATGGTTATGTAGATGCTAGTGGTGCAGTAATTGTGGATATTGCCCGTTATGAAGATTTTCAAACTAATGAATATCTTCGGGAAGTAGCTACGGGAGAAACTCACACAATTGCCAAAAGTACATTTTCACAAGTTCAACTTAATCCTTTAACTGGAAAAGTGATTAAAATTGAAACCCTTTCAAATCAACATTGTGAATTTCCGAGTGTTCCTCCCCAAAATGTTGGTCAATTTTCTCGCTATACCTATATGTCAGGATTCCAACCAGGAACAGATGTTGGTAAGGAGATTTTAAATAGTATTGCTCGTTTTGATCACAAAACTGGAACTTTAACACAAGCAAACATAGGAGAAAATCGCTATCCTTCCGAACCTATTTATGTGCAAAATCCGCAAAACTCTGAACAAGGTTGGGTGTTAACTGTGGTTTATGATGGTAATACTCATAGTAGCGAAGTTTGGGTATTTGCGAGTGATAGGTTAAATGCAGAACCTGTTTGTAAACTGGGATTACCCAGCGTTATCCCCCACAGTTTTCACGGTACATGGAAACCTGCTTAG
- a CDS encoding tetratricopeptide repeat protein yields the protein MKISKLTSLVFVLGAILYSSKVDAQNVPNILESGRESRSLLVQVNPQDAEFYFKRSGVQFQSGDLKGAIEDYNQALRLNPNFALAYINRGAARRKLGDFTGAIEDFNQALRLNPNDALIYYKRGLVHNKLGNMKRAITDLQKASELFQQQGRIAEYQSTLDLIKIINIQITK from the coding sequence ATGAAAATATCAAAATTAACAAGTTTGGTTTTTGTACTAGGAGCAATATTATATAGCTCTAAAGTTGATGCTCAAAATGTGCCGAATATTTTAGAGTCAGGAAGAGAATCAAGATCACTGTTAGTTCAAGTTAATCCTCAAGATGCAGAATTTTACTTCAAGCGAAGTGGAGTCCAATTTCAATCAGGAGATTTGAAAGGGGCGATTGAAGATTATAACCAAGCATTGCGTCTTAATCCTAATTTTGCATTAGCCTACATCAATCGGGGTGCTGCCCGTCGTAAATTGGGAGATTTTACAGGGGCAATTGAAGATTTCAACCAAGCCCTACGTCTAAATCCTAATGATGCCCTAATATACTACAAACGAGGTCTTGTCCACAATAAATTGGGAAATATGAAAAGAGCTATTACCGATTTGCAAAAAGCATCTGAACTATTTCAACAACAAGGGAGAATAGCTGAATATCAATCTACTCTCGATTTAATTAAAATCATAAATATTCAGATAACAAAATAA